A single genomic interval of Homo sapiens chromosome 7, GRCh38.p14 Primary Assembly harbors:
- the MGAM2 gene encoding putative maltase-glucoamylase 2 isoform X3, whose amino-acid sequence MNRKLDFTLSANFQNLSLLIEQMKKNGMRFILILDPAISGNETQYLPFIRGQENNVFIKWPDTNDIVWGKVWPDLPNVIVDGSLDHETQVKLYRAYVAFPDFFRNSTAAWWKKEIEELYANPREPEKSLKFDGLWIDMNEPSNFVDGSVRGCSNEMLNNPPYMPYLESRDKGLSSKTLCMESQQILPDSSPVEHYNVHNLYGWSQTRPTYEAVQEVTGQRGVIITRSTFPSSGRWGGHRLGNNTAAWDQLGKSIIGMMEFSLFGIPYTGADICGFFGDAEYEMCVRWMQLGAFYPFSRNHNNIGTRRQDPVAWNSTFEMLSRKVLETRYTLLPYLYTLMHKAHVEGSTVVRPLLHEFTDDRTTWDIDRQFMLGPAILISPVLETSTFEISAYFPRARWYDYSTGTSSTSTGQRKILKAPLDHINLHVRGGYILPWQEPAMNTHSSRQNFMGLIVALDDNGTAEGQVFWDDGQSIDTYENGNYFLANFIAAQNILQIQTIHNKYLSDSNPLKVGYIRIWGVNTYVTQVSFTYDNRQFMETNFKSEPYNQILTIQLTDKTINLEKLTEVTWIDGGPVLPTPTKTSTIPMSSHPSPSTTNATSSETITSSASANTTTGTTDTVPITTTSFPSTTSVTTNTTVPDTTSPFPTSTTNASTNATVPITTTPFPTSTIGVTTNATVPNTTAPFPTNASTASTNATVPITTTCFATSTIGVTTNATVPDTTAPFPTNTTTASTNATIPITTTPFATSTISVTTSTTVPDTTAPFPTSTTSASTNATPVPITTTLFATSTIGVTTGTTVPDTTAPFPTSTTSTSTSATVPITTTPSPTNTADANTSNTVPNTTMPSPTSSTTVSTIATVPISVTPSLTSTADATISTTVLIATTSSLTGTTDVSTSTTINNISTPVQTNTTNASTSTNVANITATSHTSTDDTVPNNTVPVTAIPSLANTGVDTTSNSFSIMTTSFSESTNAMNTTVIMATTSPTSTDVASTNNDASMTNFLLATMSAGNITSNSISITTTSFGNSVPFVTTPSPSTDATTTSNNTNPGMTTYYQTSPTIPTHTLTSIPSSITSILSMFPTSNTFTTDKITNFTTPTNANTIIFNTLDTKSTMVIDATVTTTSTKDNTMSPDTTVTSIDKFTTHITQFATPHSATTTTLALSHTSLAPTNLSNLGTMDITDADNSSSVTGNTTHISVSNLTTASVTITATGLDSQTPHMVINSVATYLPITATSATTDTTNITKYALNTTTPDSTVHTSATAPTYIANAINATQVP is encoded by the exons CTTTACAGGGCCTACGTTGCCTTTCCTGACTTCTTTCGTAATAGCACAGCTGCGTGGTGGAAGAAAGAGATAGAAGAGCTCTATGCAAACCCTCGAGAGCCAGAGAAGAGCTTGAAGTTTGATGGATTGTGGATT gatatgaatgagccATCAAATTTTGTGGATGGATCTGTCAGGGGCTGCAGCAATGAAATGCTAAATAACCCACCCTATATGCCAT ATTTGGAATCTAGGGACAAGGGCCTGAGCAGCAAGACTCTGTGCATGGAGAGTCAGCAGATCCTGCCGGACAGCTCCCCCGTGGAGCACTACAACGTGCACAACCTGTACGGGTGGTCCCAGACCAGACCCACATACGA AGCTGTGCAGGAGGTGACAGGACAGCGAGGGGTCATCATCACCCGCTCCACATTTCCCTCTTCTGGACGCTGGGGAGGACACCGGTTGGGAAACAACACAGCTGCATGGGACCAGCTGGGGAAATCTATCATTG GCATGATGGAGTTCAGTCTCTTTGGAATACCTTAT ACAGGAGCAGATATCTGTGGGTTCTTTGGAGATGCTGAATATGAGATGTGTGTTCGCTGGATGCAACTGGGGGCATTTTATCCATTTTCCAGAAACCACAACAACATCGGGACAAGG AGACAAGATCCTGTGGCCTGGAATTCAACCTTTGAGATGTTGTCCAGAAAAGTCCTAGAGACCAGATATACCCTGCTTCCTTATCTCTATACTCTGATGCATAAAGCTCACGTTGAGGGCAGCACAGTTGTCCGGCCCCTTCTCCATGA gtttacGGATGACAGGACAACATGGGATATAGACCGTCAGTTCATGTTGGGCCCTGCTATCTTAATCAGCCCTGTGTTGGAAACT AGCACATTTGAGATCTCTGCTTATTTTCCGAGAGCCCGTTGGTATGACTATAGCACG GGAACTAGCAGCACATCAACAGGTCAGAGGAAAATCCTGAAGGCTCCCCTTGACCACATCAACCTTCATGTCAGAGGAGGCTACATCCTGCCCTGGCAAGAGCCTGCTATGAACACTCACTCCAG tcgACAAAATTTTATGGGATTGATTGTTGCTTTGGATGACAATGGGACAGCTGAAGGCCAGGTGTTCTGGGATGATGGACAAAGCATTG atacctatgaaaatggaaattattttttggcAAACTTTATAGCAGCTCAG AACATCCTGCAAATCCAGACCATACACAATAAGTATTTGAGTGACTCGAATCCACTAAAAGTTGGGTATATTAGAATCTGGGGTGTGAATACCTATGTGACACAAGTCAGTTTCACCTATGACAACCGGCAATTTATGGAGACAAATTTCAAGAGTGAACCTTATAATCAG ATACTAACTATTCAATTGACTGACAAGACTATCAACCTGGAAAAGTTAACTGAGGTTACTTGGATTGATGGTGGTCCTGTACTTCCTACTCCAACTAAGACAAGTACCATCCCAATGAGTTCTCATCCTTCTCCATCTACTACCAATGCCACCAGTTCTGAGACAATCACCAGTTCTGCCAGTGCAAATACTACCACTGGCACTACTGATACTGTTCCTATCACAACCACATCTTTCCCAAGTACTACTAGTGTTACAACTAATACTACTGTTCCTGATACAACTTCTCCTTTCCCTACAAGTACTACTAATGCTAGCACTAATGCTACTGTTCCTATCACAACCACACCTTTCCCAACAAGTACTATTGGTGTTACAACTAATGCTACTGTTCCCAATACAACTGCCCCTTTCCCAACAAATGCTAGTACTGCTAGCACTAATGCTACTGTTCCTATCACAACCACATGTTTTGCAACAAGTACTATTGGTGTTACAACTAATGCTACTGTTCCCGATACAACTGCCCCTTTCCCAACAAATACTACTACTGCTAGCACTAATGCTACTATTCCTATCACAACCACACCTTTTGCAACAAGTACTATTAGTGTTACAACTAGTACTACTGTTCCTGATACAACTGCTCCTTTCCCTACAAGTACTACTAGTGCTAGCACTAATGCTACCCCTGTTCCTATCACAACCACACTTTTTGCAACAAGTACTATTGGTGTTACAACTGGTACTACTGTTCCTGATACAACTGCTCCTTTCCCTACAAGTACTACTAGTACTAGCACTAGTGCTACTGTTCCTATTACAACCACACCTTCCCCTACAAATACTGCTGATGCTAACACTAGTAATACTGTTCCTAATACCACTATGCCTTCTCCTACAAGTAGTACTACTGTGAGTACTATTGCTACCGTTCCCATTTCAGTGACTCCTTCTCTGACAAGTACTGCTGATGCCACCATTAGTACTACTGTACTTATTGCCACTACTTCTTCTCTAACAGGTACTACTGATGTTAGCACTAGTACTACTATTAATAATATAAGTACTCCTGTTCAAACAAATACTACTAATGCTAGCACTAGTACTAATGTTGCTAATATAACTGCTACCTCTCATACAAGTACTGATGATACTGTTCCTAATAATACTGTTCCAGTTACAGCTATTCCTTCTCTTGCAAATACTGGTGTTGACACTACTAGCAACAGTTTTTCCATTATGACCACTTCTTTCTCTGAAAGTACTAATGCTATGAACACTACTGTTATTATGGCAACTACTTCTCCTACAAGTACTGATGTTGCTAGCACAAATAATGATGCTTCTATGACAAATTTTCTTTTAGCTACAATGTCTGCTGGTAATATAACTAGTAATAGTATTTCCATAACAACTACTTCTTTTGGTAATAGTGTTCCTTTTGTGACTACTCCTTCTCCAAGTACTGATGCTACTACTACAAGTAATAATACTAATCCTGGCATGACTACTTATTACCAGACTTCTCCTACCATTCCTACCCATACTCTTACTTCTATTCCTAGCTCTATTACTTCTATTTTGAGCATGTTTCCAACAAGTAATACATTCACTACTgataaaattactaattttacTACCCCTACAAATGCAAACACCATTATTTTCAACACTCTTGATACAAAAAGTACCATGGTAATAGATGCTACGGTCACTACTACCAGCACCAAAGATAATACCATGAGTCCAGATACAACAGTTACTTCCATAGACAAAttcaccacacacatcacacagttCGCTACTCCCCATTCTGCTACTACTACAACACTGGCCTTAAGCCACACCTCATTAGCTCCTACAAATCTTTCTAATCTAGGCACCATGGATATTACTGATGCAGATAACTCCAGCAGTGTTACAGGTAACACGACACACATTTCTGTTTCAAATCTCACAACAGCCTCAGTCACAATAACAGCCACTGGTCTAGATTCACAAACTCCCCATATGGTAATAAATTCTGTGGCTACTTATTTACCTATTACTGCAACTAGTGCTACCACAGATActacaaatattacaaaatatgcTTTAAATACTACCACTCCTGATAGTACAGTACATACCTCTGCTACTGCACCTACTTATATTGCAAATGCCATAAATGCTACTCAAGTTCCATGA